CAGAGGGCGGTCCAGGTCCCTAGGGGcgggcccagggagggaggagagcgcAGCTCGGCGCCGTGGGAGCGTCCGCGGGCTCCCTCCCACCCGCGCCGGGGCGCGGCCGTCGCAGCGCGCATGCCCGCCCCGCCGCGGGAAGtccggccccgccgccgcccgaCCAGTCAGAAGCCCTGGGAAAGAAGCCCGCCGCGGCTTGCGAAGCGGAAGGGACTGACGCCAgacgcgcggggcggggcggggccccgCCTCCCGACCCTACGGCGAGCGGGCGAGCCGGCGGGCTTGCGCAGGCGCACTGTTCCGCCCTCCCCCTCTCCAGTCGCCGCTTCTCAGGCGCCCTGCGGGTCACGTGCCAGGCGCCGGCCAAAGAGAGAACCGAGCTCCCGCCGCCCGCTGGCGAATTACTCAGCCTAGCAGGGGCGCGGCGGACCATCTGCAGTGGCAGGCGCGTGAAGTATGGTGACAGCTCTGGAGTGTTGGGCTCCGCTGGGAGGTGGGCAGCCCGGGCACGGCCTGGCCAGGGACTAACAGCAGCAAGTGATAGTGCCGCCGCCAGAGggaaggacagggacagaggcacAGGAGCAAATCTTAGGGTTGGAGTAAAGCCATGAAAAACGGAGGACTTacggaaacagacccagaaatgcAGAGCACAAActgctggttgccagagaggaggggatgGGCGGGAAGGGCCAAACGggggaaagggagtgggagatccAGGCTTCTAGTTCCGAAGCGAGGAAGTCAGGGACTAAAAGGCGCAGCCTAGGGAAGATAGACAGTGGTACTGTGACAGCACTGTATGGCGACACATGGTAGCTGTGCTTGTGAGCACAGCGTAATGTATACACTTGTGGAGTCACTGTTGTAcgcctgaaattaatgtaacatttgccaaccacaataaaaaataaaaaaaaagagggcttaTATTCTCCAGGAAATGATATGATCCATTTGTGAAaacccagaggggcgcctggggggggctcagtggatttagcgtctcttgatttcagctcaggtcatgatctcagggttcacgggttccagccctgagtcggttctgcacttacagcatggagcctgcttaggattcactctctccctctctgctcctcccatgctcacgctatcccctgcctctcaaaaataaataaacattaaaaaaatcatagaatacACAACacaaagagggaaataaacccTGGACTATAGTTAATAACGTTTGGATATTggctcatcaactgtaacaaaaacaacatttaatacaaaatattaataataggggaaaccgggggtggggggagaggcgaCACGGGAACTGCACTGCCAGCTCAGTTTTGTATACCTAACACTCTACTAACAATAGTCTATTTACTTGCAAATTAAAGCTTAGGTTATGGAGTACATTCCACAGGAGTTATGGTGGTGGTAGGTGGTCAGTGGTCGAACACACAGGACTTGCCAACCTTCTggatggcaggggagggaggaatccAGCACAGTTGCCAGGGCTCAGGGCATTACCAGGTAGGGCAGCAACAGAGAAGCCCAGTGAGCAGCTGGACTTTACGCATCAGGAGCCCGGCAAGGGAGCAGTAGAGCAGGGCTCAGAAGGCAGAGCGCCTGCCTCCCCGGCAGGGACTGGCTTCCAGAAGTCCGGGGTCTCCCTTCCCTGGACCCATAGGGGCCGAGAGCCATCAGACTTGGGAGCCCCGCCTCCAAACCCCCGACAGAGCTCTTTCCTTCTACTTGGGCTTGGCAGGACGCACGACGCCAAAAGGCTTTGAGGTCCACATCCCGGGACACAGAGGGACCGGGGAGaggcagcccccgcccccaaggTGCACACTAGCACACGTGAACTCCCCAAGGCCACTGGGTGAAGTTTATTGCGAAACCTTGAGGGGCGAGGACAGGACGGGCAGGtcggggtggggagaggagcaagtGCAGGCTCTAGGAGGCAGAGTCGGAGGCCTCTGAGCTGTCCTTGACATCGGTGCTCTCTGTGGTCTCGCTGACCTCGCTCAGATCCTTGCTGTCACCGCCACTATCCTCAGCAGCCAGGCCCTTGTCCTCACGACAGGCCTCTCCCGAGCTTGGAAGCGAGTTGCCCCTGCTCTCCACCTTGTTCTCGATGGAGCCCAGCACCACGTGCCTGCCCTTCTCCTTCAGCTCCAGGTGTCGCCTCAGCTGCCGCCAGGAGcccaggaagaggcaggaggaaggagacaggTCTGAGTCTCCAGACCACAGAGACCCCCTTCTGCCACCCAAGCCAGGGGTGAGGGCAGCCTGCAGGACTGAGTCCGAAGACCCGGgtggagtcctggctctgccctctgtGGACCTGTTTCCCGTCCCACAAAGTGAGGGTGCATGTGCCTCCCCCACGGGGTCTGCTGCAAAGCCTGTTGAACGGCCCTGGCCCCCGAGGAGCCTGGGGCAGGCCCCTGACCTCCTCAGCCCAGCTGTCTTACTCCTGAGCCTTGGGGACCCTAGTTCTCAGTACACTGAGGgacctcctccctcacctctcacATCATGCCTCAGGCGGTACAAGCTTCGGGAGAGCATGCGATCTTGGGGCGATAGGGGCCCAGCTCCCCACCTGtcagctgaagaaactgaggcgaACGGGGCCGTGACTCCCGGCAACACAGCCGCCAAGGCTGGCACGAATCCATCTCGCCTCTGGCCACAGAGGGCTTCCTACCGTCTCAGCACCCCGGTCCAGAGCTGCCCCTGACCTCCAGCAGGGCCTCCTATGCTTTGCCTtgcttttcctcatctgtgaggaCTGTGGCCCTGGCCCCACAGGACACTTACCTCGTCAGCCATCTGGGTGAGGTCCCGCTTCATCGCGTATGCATCTTCCCCATCTGCGTAGTATTTGGGTTCCACTTCGCTGATCCTGGGggcaggaggtggagaaaaggacGACCCAGATCAGGGGACAAATTCTCACCCTTCCGGCATCATATGCTAGTGGGGCAGGGTATCTGTTTTCCCCCAAAGGGCCCTTTCGGAGACAGCAAGCCCCGTTTCCAACGTGGCCTTCCCTTTGCGCCGTCCAGCAGTAAGCGGTAAGCAGCGTCCAGCGCCTTTACCCCCCTGGGGCCTGCCCCTGTCCTGTGTCCCTCATCTGGCTACCAAGGATCTGTTTCTGTGCTTTCTTGTGAACTGAAGCCCTGGATTCagccatcccctcccccccatgcccGGTTCCGTGTCACTTACTGAACAAGGCTGATTCCCGGGCCTGGCAATTAGAACTGAGGAGGAGGGGCGCTGCGGCCGCGGGTCCCGACAGCCACCACCAGGCCATGCGGCCCCTGCTCTGAGCAGCTCAGGGGCCAAGGCTGCACGGGGAGGTGTGTGTGCATACTCGGGGACCTTGCCACTGGAAGGGGCACTGGACTTGACGGCCTAGGAGAGCCCTGCCGGCCCCGAGACCGTGGGATTGCTGGCCACCAGAGACATCTGTGTCCAGGTCAAAGATCCCTCCTTGGATGCCCTTCCCAATAGTCCCTCTTTATCCACCACCAAGCTGAAACTGAATGCCGTCTCAGTGGGCCCTCCAGCCCAGCCTCACTTTCAAGTAGCTTTTGCTACCGTGTCCTGCACACATCATTTCCCTGCCAGGCTTTCTCTGTCCCGTGCCAGGCATACAGAGACTCCCACGTCCCTGAGTGGACCTGCCCTCATCCACCAGGACACCCAGGGCTCTAGATCCCTCCACTGCTCTTGCCGATATCCCTACCTGTCTGGATGTGCTTAGGTTTCTGTAGCGCCACGTTCTCCTTTCTCCTGGTCCTGCTTAGATGCTTCTAGGTGCCAGCTCACCACGAGTGCTGCACCTTGGCTTGTCCTCATGTCCTGGGCCCTCATCTCTACTCCTGAACCTTTACCCAAACACCTGTGTGCTCTTCACCTAGCCCCCGCCAGCGTCAGGCGACACAGCAAGCCACACCACTCTCCCGCCTCACAACACACCTCGAGCAAACTCCAGCAGGCAGGTGCCGGCACCACAGACACTGGAGTCCGCAGCCTGCTCCCCACCTCAGCTGACTCCAGGTCTGTCCTCCAGCCACCCCCATCCTCCCGCCTGGAAGGCGGCTCAGCCCACCTCAGCCGTCTGGATGCGCCAGAGCTGGGACCACCCCATTCCATTAGAAAAATCTGGAGCTACTTACTGAAAGTTGAGGGTGTTGGAATAGAGGTGCAGGGCGGCCCGGTTACTGCAGGGGAACAAGGAACTGCTAAGCTGAGCAGACTCGGCCACACAGGGACAGCGCATCCGGGTCCTccgcctccccctccacccccctccccagatcTCCACACGCCAGGGCACCCCAGGACCCCCATCAAGACATtatctcctcccccacccccctccctccctcggtcCTGGCTTCCACCTCTTCCTGACATGCAGGGAGACGTATTTGGCGTTGAAGTTCTCTATCATGGCTCGGGAGGCCTGGTCCATCAGCTTCTGTGCCAGGCCGAGGCGCCGGTGGGAACGCTTCACAGCCtggtgggagagggcaggggaccTCGAGGGCTGCCCCAGGCAagcccacctccacccctgccgCCACCCCGGCCGAGCCCCACGCACCAGTGAGGTGATGTGTCCGTGGGGCACATCATCCGGGTCCTCCTCCCTAcagcaagaagaaaggagaggctAGAGAGGAGCCTGGTGCAGGTACGCTCAGCGCCCCACGGCCCCAGCGTGTGCCCAGAGCAGGAGCACCAAGTCCTCTGGTGGCTCCACCGTTCCCCCAGACCCAGGGTGGGCTACAGCTGAGACTCTCAAAACCCCTCGTGCAGCCAAAAGACAGGCGCGGTGTCAATGGAGTTCAATGGAAATCCTGATCGtgctagaaagaaatgagctatcgagCCATGAAGAGACGTGGGGAAACTTTCAACGCATAGGACTttggtgaaagaagccagtttgaaaaggctccatactgtaggattccagtCATaggactttctggaaaaggcaaaactacagagacaggaagtaaGGGTATCAGTGGCTGCCatggagcggggggaggggggacagagatgAGAAATGCAGTAACACCCaagatttttagagcagtgaaactcCTTCTGATTCTGTAAAGGCAGGTAGATATGGGttgttatacatttgtccaa
The window above is part of the Panthera tigris isolate Pti1 chromosome X, P.tigris_Pti1_mat1.1, whole genome shotgun sequence genome. Proteins encoded here:
- the NAA10 gene encoding N-alpha-acetyltransferase 10 isoform X2 — its product is MNIRNARPEDLMNMQHCNLLCLPENYQMKYYFYHGLSWPQLSYIAEDENGKIVGYVLAKMEEDPDDVPHGHITSLAVKRSHRRLGLAQKLMDQASRAMIENFNAKYVSLHVRKSNRAALHLYSNTLNFQISEVEPKYYADGEDAYAMKRDLTQMADELRRHLELKEKGRHVVLGSIENKVESRGNSLPSSGEACREDKGLAAEDSGGDSKDLSEVSETTESTDVKDSSEASDSAS
- the NAA10 gene encoding N-alpha-acetyltransferase 10 isoform X1 → MNIRNARPEDLMNMQHCNLLCLPENYQMKYYFYHGLSWPQLSYIAEDENGKIVGYVLAKMEEDPDDVPHGHITSLAVKRSHRRLGLAQKLMDQASRAMIENFNAKYVSLHVRKSNRAALHLYSNTLNFQISEVEPKYYADGEDAYAMKRDLTQMADEGSWRQLRRHLELKEKGRHVVLGSIENKVESRGNSLPSSGEACREDKGLAAEDSGGDSKDLSEVSETTESTDVKDSSEASDSAS